One Urechidicola croceus genomic window, CGTGATCCTTGGACAGAAATAGATTATTTTCACCAATTACCGTTGACTAAGAAAGCAATTGCAAAGCATCATAAACATGAACAAGAAGTTTTACGTAACTCTGATGCTGTTTTGGTTGTTGGGAAAACGATGAAAGACAAGTACAAATCTTTTAATAATAATATTCATGTTGTTACTAATGGTTTTGATAGGTCGTTAAATCAAGAAAAATCAATTCTTGATAAAAAGTTTTCAATCACCCATATTGGATTGATGAATGATGATAGAAACCCTAAAATATTGTGGAAGGTTTTGAATGAAATCATTAGTAAAAATAAAGAGTTTAAGGATGATTTTATACTTAAATTGATAGGTAAAGTATCTTCAGGGTGTATGGACTCAATTAAGGAATTTCAACTAAATTCAAATGTCGAAATTATAGACTATGTACCACATGAAAAGGTTCAGGAATATCAAAAAAAATCGCAAGTATTGTTACTTGCGTTGAATGATGTACCAAGTGCCAAAGGGATCATCACAGGAAAAATATTTGAATATTTAATTGCCAAAAGACCAATATTGGCAATTGCACCAATAGATGGAGACTTGTCAGAAATAATTTCTGAGACTAATTCTGGAAAAGTTATTGATTTTGATGATGAAATTGGTTTGAAAACTACTATTTTAGAAATGTATAAGCAATATAAAGTAGGAGACCTGAATGTTAATTCTATTGGAGTAGAAAAGTTTCATAGAAAAGCATTGACCGAAGAGTTGAGTAAAATAGTTAAGAATTTGTAGTTTATAATATCACTGAATAGGTTTCAGAATTTATGAAAAAAATAGTTACCATATTAGGAGCAAGACCACAATTTGTGAAAGCAGCAGTTTTGAGTAGAGTTATTTCTAAGTTTAATGAAATTGAGGAGGTAATTGTGCATACTGGTCAGCATTATGATGTAAATATGAGTAAAATATTTTTTGATGATATGAATATTCCAACTCCAAAATATAATTTACACATTAACGGATTGAGCCATGCAGCAATGACAGGTCAAATGATGGAAAAAATTGAGGATGTTTTGGATAAAGAAAAACCAGAAGCAGTTGTTGTTTATGGTGATACTAATTCTACGATTGCTGGTGCATTGACGGCAAAAAAAATGAATATCAAAGTAATTCATATTGAAGCAGGATTGCGCTCATTTAATATGAAAATGCCTGAAGAAGTAAATCGAATTTTGACAGATAGAATTTCAGATTTATTATTGTGTCCTACTAACACTGCAATTGAGAATTTAAAAAAAGAAGGATTTGATAATTTCACAAACAAAGTTGTAAAGTCTGGAGATATAATGAAAGATGCTGTTGAATACTACAGTCAATTTTCAGGTGATAAATCATCAATTATTTCAAATTTGAAACTTGAAAAGAACGAGTTTGTTTTAGCTACGATTCATCGTCAGGAGAACACAAATGATATAGAAAATTTAAAATCTATTTTTGAAGGTTTAGAAGAAATTTCAAAAGTGAAAATGGTTGTTATGCCTTTGCATCCAAGAACCAAAAAGATACTAGATAGTAACAATCTAAAATATAAAATAAGAGTAATAGATCCTGTTGGTTATTTTGATATGATGGAGTTGTTGAAAAATTGTAATTTAGTTGTTACTGATAGCGGAGGGCTTCAAAAAGAAGCTTTTTTTCATAAAAAGCATTGTATTATAGCACGTGAAGAAACTGAGTGGGTTGAACTTGTAGATAATGGAATTG contains:
- the wecB gene encoding non-hydrolyzing UDP-N-acetylglucosamine 2-epimerase; this translates as MKKIVTILGARPQFVKAAVLSRVISKFNEIEEVIVHTGQHYDVNMSKIFFDDMNIPTPKYNLHINGLSHAAMTGQMMEKIEDVLDKEKPEAVVVYGDTNSTIAGALTAKKMNIKVIHIEAGLRSFNMKMPEEVNRILTDRISDLLLCPTNTAIENLKKEGFDNFTNKVVKSGDIMKDAVEYYSQFSGDKSSIISNLKLEKNEFVLATIHRQENTNDIENLKSIFEGLEEISKVKMVVMPLHPRTKKILDSNNLKYKIRVIDPVGYFDMMELLKNCNLVVTDSGGLQKEAFFHKKHCIIAREETEWVELVDNGIAEIVGSKKESIITSFNEFQKAQIDFSIKLYGNNVGESIYKEIKDLLKQK
- a CDS encoding glycosyltransferase family 4 protein, whose protein sequence is MKVLIITYYWPPAGGSGVQRWLKFVKYLQGFGIEPIVYTVDNPSYALQDESLIDEVPNNIEVLRQPIWEPNNLLGKKKQTSAGFLSANPSFTGKILQYVRANYFIPDARKFWIKPSVKFLSNYIENNKVDVVITTGPPHSMHLIGLELKKKLNVKWISDFRDPWTEIDYFHQLPLTKKAIAKHHKHEQEVLRNSDAVLVVGKTMKDKYKSFNNNIHVVTNGFDRSLNQEKSILDKKFSITHIGLMNDDRNPKILWKVLNEIISKNKEFKDDFILKLIGKVSSGCMDSIKEFQLNSNVEIIDYVPHEKVQEYQKKSQVLLLALNDVPSAKGIITGKIFEYLIAKRPILAIAPIDGDLSEIISETNSGKVIDFDDEIGLKTTILEMYKQYKVGDLNVNSIGVEKFHRKALTEELSKIVKNL